A genomic window from Anopheles ziemanni chromosome X, idAnoZiCoDA_A2_x.2, whole genome shotgun sequence includes:
- the LOC131290904 gene encoding uncharacterized protein LOC131290904, translating to MFAERSILCRLYNTLIFMHLIYVTRAFGVIFEEYVVDQGRNLTLRCDSKHPVKWVREGRREDVHQFQTDGSLVLTNLTARDSGRYTCSAAIPTLTTVTVLEEQPAAEQADDSDNDTRSSSSSSSSSSSRNDHTLPADAFEPSDASSGYENGTTERYGGESSEESAGASEEHFVELLKVNVKVRTPPLAVSNFYVRASTIIAVLVWEVMPNRTGGYAIRDFTAEMRKMRESVDEPELPWETIDPRHISPNARQLEIYHLIPNTTYEFRIWGNNQLGAGEIVTILSTTQPRMEEKDLVRRIMIDAKNFDTRVWIAAVGIVMGTLVILSLGTCIVLYKECREPAANDKEEELDSLELVPNIILNPGFCDSDDQGQNPLAPPIPRSLPYNRYRSQGLDVTGRGGTGGANEEDDDDEDDDEEPMTFSRRMSIFFTGNTIKRI from the exons ATGTTCGCCGAACGGAGCATCCTGTGCCGTTTATATAATACTTTAATTTTCATGCACC TGATCTACGTCACACGAGCGTTCGGTGTTATCTTCGAGGAGTACGTAGTGGACCAGGGCCGGAACCTCACGCTCCGCTGCGACTCGAAGCATCCGGTTAAATGGGTACGCGAGGGCCGCCGTGAGGACGTGCACCAGTTTCAG ACGGACGGGTCGCTCGTGTTGACAAACCTGACGGCTCGGGACAGCGGCCGGTATACCTGCTCGGCGGCGATACCGACCCTCACCACGGTCACCGTGCTGGAGGAGCAGCCGGCGGCGGAGCAAGCGGACGATTCCGACAATGacacccgcagcagcagcagcagcagtagtagtagtagtagcagaaACGACCACACACTTCCGGCGGACGCGTTCGAGCCGAGCGACGCGAGCTCAGGGTATGAGAACGGCACGACCGAGCGGTACGGTGGGGAGAGCAGCGAGGAGTCGGCCGGCGCGTCCGAGGAACACTTCGTCGAGCTGCTGAAGGTGAACGTGAAGGTGCGGACGCCACCGCTGGCGGTGTCGAACTTCTACGTCCGCGCGTCCACCATCATCGCGGTGCTGGTGTGGGAGGTGATGCCCAACCGGACGGGCGGGTACGCGATACGCGACTTCACCGCCGAGATGCGCAAGATGCGCGAGAGCGTCGACGAACCGGAGCTGCCTTGGGAGACGATCGATCCGCGCCACATCAGCCCGAATGCG CGCCAGCTGGAGATCTATCATCTGATCCCGAACACCACCTACGAGTTTCGCATCTGGGGCAACAATCAGCTCGGTGCCGGTGAGATCGTCACCATCCTGTCCACTACGCAGCCGCGCATGGAAGAGAAAG ATCTCGTGCGGCGCATCATGATCGATGCGAAGAACTTCGACACGCGGGTGTGGATAGCGGCCGTCGGGATCGTGATGGGAACGCTGGTCATCCTCTCGCTCGGGACGTGCATCGTGCTGTACAAGGAGTGCCGCGAGCCAGCCG CGAACGACAAGGAGGAGGAACTGGATAGTCTGGAGCTGGTACCGAACATCATCCTGAATCCAGGCTTCTGCGATTCGGACGATCAGGGTCAGAACCCGCTGGCGCCTCCGATACCGCGCAGCCTACCGTACAACCGGTACCGGAGCCAGGGTCTCGACGTCACCGGCCGAGGTGGCACCGGTGGCGCCaacgaggaggacgacgacgacgaggacgacgacgaagaaccGATGACGTTCAGCCGCCGGATGTCGATCTTCTTCACGGGCAACACCATCAAGCGGATTTGA
- the LOC131290608 gene encoding rapamycin-insensitive companion of mTOR — protein MAMSSWMIRRSIRQRSRPPPEDCYRLDTGKTLRENAVDIYGGLYAWHTSVNKRLSLLNGLVLLLDRWKRDAGLGSGMSLDLDSSADSASGTSAARRRTASLLALERYSSLGYSIEQWVCCVSRSLVHPLPQIRAGALRALRRLLLAPEDLRALNRLQLAHLVCRSLDVMLRNGEERVQALKLVRRMLVVAPDELSAAIVRCLVALGESGSGGAYGADGTAGGAGGVAGGAGGVGGGKSTMGGAGEDRLLRCCLATLCEIGVLNPMLLIECGGVGVITRSVLECHSPRIAESLCGVLLYLLEWPRTREIAAVRLDCFAAPYCDFTYRVGIMDRNKDARDLRFTCSRLALLSVLRSWAGTVEFCNPHRPSGLKALIEILYLNQLEIRKAVLDLLYELMGLPQPVWTDEYSVAMSVVDPAEYQDSWRLHEGFVAAEGTAILPSLASTVPNLCEIHLALLLYCFVDNGLLNALIEVIVSSDTFISVRATILLAKITHQLHCLLPAEICASTPAAPLPALVARAIQGNHQARAAISAIQQFHLMLRNRPASCSLYLDSIIQSGALINTREFRRELSSTGGDQRGAAGAVPPIFKYGTLDGLKRVRHDSSGSSTGGAGGFLGQASVFDWSWTGSGQGGSGFERELVRSNSSAGGVPGVSSGATGPSQTGGSGSGTLKRSAKRNKLLQLWDNIKEGDRLIHDSNVLAVKDANMWDWQIVITILRSDLLGMKLDEQNSRFVRRIVDYFKPSNNRFSHQDLSHLYSSRQLPAYVTAGLELIDAMLQSSELECMRLLTDLFTDISRQLLAIHAGKSAHECLFSPQHMTGTMCQQYFLFIGRMCRTERGLEILRNTDVFKELSTIVLKTNHLCYVKLIVSGLDYSLEGEPRAIFAKALLRHPSPKARLYATQMLRVLLRARLRNFEVWGIQLMLKLVAALQGVEGQSTRCVQLAALELLEEACYERTYLEELAHFWPRLDRLGDRGKMVMMRFYSIPRGLNHPEAHPVHELERWVDTLNERYVLLVEADTHAHLTQHIRTEDGTYSRRHVASGAPSENATAGAPNLLPHLYGQLAQTTQGFTQLLRYGQLPELAERVRDGRCRNEQDSLRLKAALWALCHACTSKESVEYMGTHYPWLLARLVQLVRTADVYSIRATALHGICLIASTAQGADALQALDWVTSRHDRSIHWPLNEPTDWCSDQDRSSTHDDTTGGELEHSHRRHSCASTGDESTGTATTTTTTSSSLPTSTFAGLATRMRTLSADGSSPPPSPGLARRTIAPPAFQLSPILSSSNLAPGTGERREKHPPAEGPGHRKHRTMSRLRRPLLSRSSEEDLEDALLSLDADRSLFSSFRSQLSGKQTQYGGLPSSMGTSAMMTSSFDERLELSWKLHSLDRKLHRLSMKYHQYSEEGSSDGRSTRYLMPTKPNTSGPCFIGICFPRELMDLFPEPEVRRTHVRSFLAPGTERRSPSARSTSEKPATVDQQTGVSSCSRSTAADEVDEGVMADYEQESKSANASALQVSLSTTGSSSSTGTGLLEEEDEHWWTHSKHIRAQCLHCCRTSHPAEERWTDGDDEVASGADYADDDGYEEREGVKRPPSVRQLADELIANSVLRHVQRMANPVWSKQSRSVLLDIKQSHPGAFQDVCLYSEVCRLLGCNTYRLGSRRFLQELFFDLDFGRTGGASGRDDKDGPSRRQPIGDHSGSDGDRYSVQLHIQTQNLTQATAPTTTTTTTTPTTVIGKKGSAGAGGGAGCPSFLLRSPPLPSVHEASVENLDEMSSTPKKASTGRMVEAPVGDRSWHRRQNSSDDGGARLRTALGSPSAASENRPRSTGATGPASLPPVSGRPRFNTLELDLSCSRNKFPIRDRSKIDYSPTTPPVSEAMSRSASSSSASFVSWGSASVSASTVTSPTQALPPSGPGALPSGGLFCEQRLRLKSSKSEATLMKNK, from the exons ATGGCCATGTCCAGCTGGATGATTCGCCGAAGCATTCGACAGAGGA GTCGTCCACCGCCCGAGGACTGCTATCGGCTCGATACGGGCAAGACGCTGCGGGAGAATGCGGTCGACATCTACGGCGGGCTGTACGCGTGGCACACGAGCGTCAACAAGCGGCTCAGCCTGCTCAATgggctggtgctgctgctcgacCGGTGGAAGCGTGACGCGGGCCTGGGCAGCGGAATGTCCCTCGACCTGGACTCGTCGGCCGATTCGGCCTCGGGCACGTCGGCGGCCCGGCGTCGGACCGCCTCGCTGTTGGCGCTCGAGCGTTACAGCAGCCTTGGGTACAGCATCGAGCAGTGGGTGTGCTGCGTTAGCCGGAGTCTCGTCCACCCGCTGCCCCAGATTCGCGCGGGCGCTCTGCGGGCCCTCCGTCGGTTGCTGCTCGCGCCGGAGGATCTGCGCGCGCTGAACCGACTGCAGCTGGCGCACCTAGTGTGCCGCAGCCTGGACGTGATGCTGCGCAACGGCGAGGAGCGCGTGCAGGCGCTGAAGCTGGTGCGCCGGATGCTGGTGGTCGCACCGGACGAGCTGAGTGCGGCCATCGTGCGCTGTCTGGTGGCGCTCGGGGAGAGTGGTAGCGGTGGCGCGTACGGAGCCGACGGTACGGCCGGCGGTGCCGGTGGTGTGGCTGGAGGAGCCGGAGGTGTTGGGGGCGGCAAATCGACGATGGGAGGCGCGGGAGAGGATCGACTGTTGCGCTGTTGCCTGGCGACGCTGTGCGAGATTGGCGTGCTGAATCCGATGCTGCTGATCGAGTGTGGCGGTGTCGGCGTTATTACGCGCAGCGTGCTCGAATGCCACAGTCCGCGCATCGCCGAGAGCCTGTGCGGGGTGCTGCTGTACCTGCTGGAGTGGCCTCGGACGCGCGAGATCGCCGCCGTGCGGTTGGACTGCTTCGCCGCGCCGTACTGCGACTTTACGTACCGCGTCGGCATCATGGACCGGAACAAGGATGCGCGCGACCTGCGCTTCACCTGCAGCCGGCTGGCGCTGCTCTCCGTGCTGCGGTCGTGGGCCGGCACGGTGGAGTTCTGCAACCCGCACCGTCCGTCCGGCCTGAAGGCGCTCATCGAGATCCTGTACCTGAACCAGCTCGAGATCCGCAAGGCGGTGCTGGACCTACTCTACGAGCTGATGGGCCTCCCGCAGCCCGTCTGGACGGACGAGTACTCGGTAGCGATGTCGGTGGTCGACCCGGCCGAATATCAGGACTCGTGGCGCCTGCACGAGGGTTTCGTGGCGGCCGAGGGTACGGCCATCCTCCCGAGCCTGGCCAGCACCGTGCCCAACCTGTGCGAGATTCACCTCGCCCTCCTGCTGTACTGCTTCGTCGACAATGGACTGCTGAACGCGCTCATCGAGGTGATCGTCTCGAGCGACACGTTCATCTCCGTGCGCGCTACCATCCTGCTGGCCAAGATCACGCACCAGCTACACTGCCTCCTACCGGCGGAGATATGCGCCAGTACACCGGCCGCTCCGCTTCCCGCCCTCGTGGCACGCGCCATCCAGGGCAACCACCAGGCACGGGCCGCCATCTCGGCGATACAGCAATTTCACCTGATGCTGCGCAACCGGCCCGCCTCGTGCAGTCTCTACCTCGACAGTATCATCCAGAGCGGGGCGCTCATCAATACGCGCGAATTTCGCCGCGAGCTCAGCTCGACCGGTGGCGACCAACGGGGGGCGGCGGGTGCGGTGCCACCGATCTTCAAGTACGGCACCCTCGACGGGCTCAAGCGGGTGCGGCACGACTCGAGCGGTTCGTCCACCGGTGGCGCCGGTGGCTTCCTCGGCCAGGCCAGCGTTTTCGACTGGAGCTGGACGGGCAGCGGGCAAGGCGGGTCCGGCTTCGAGCGCGAGCTCGTGCGGAGCAACAGTAGCGCCGGCGGGGTACCCGGTGTCAGTTCCGGCGCTACCGGACCTTCACAGACCGGCGGATCCGGCAGTGGTACGCTCAAGCGCTCGGCAAAGCGCAACAAGCTGCTACAGCTCTGGGACAACATTAAGGAAGGCGACCGGCTCATCCACGACTCGAACGTACTCGCCGTTAAGGACGCCAACATGTGGGACTGGCAGATTGTCATCACGATTCTGCGT tcGGACCTGCTCGGGATGAAGCTGGACGAGCAGAACAGCCGGTTCGTACGCCGCATCGTCGACTACTTTAAGCCGAGCAACAATCGCTTCTCGCACCAGGATCTCTCGCATCTGTACAGCAGCCGGCAGCTGCCAGCGTACGTCACGGCCGGTCTCGAGCTGATCGACGCGATGCTCCAGTCGTCGGAG CTCGAATGCATGCGCCTGCTCACGGACCTGTTCACCGACATCAGCCGGCAGCTGCTGGCCATACACGCGGGCAAGTCGGCGCACGAGTGCCTGTTCAGCCCGCAGCACATGACCGGCACCATGTGCCAGCAGTACTTCCTCTTCATCGGCCGCATGTGCCGGACGGAGCGCGGGCTGGAGATACTGCGCAACACGGACGTGTTCAAGGAGCTGTCGACGATCGTGCTGAAGACGAACCACCTGTGCTACGTGAAGCTGATCGTGTCCGGGCTCGACTACAGCCTCGAGGGCGAACCGCGGGCGATCTTCGCGAAGGCGCTGCTGCGCCACCCGTCGCCCAAGGCGCGCCTGTACGCGACGCAGATGCTGCGTGTGCTGCTGCGGGCTCGGCTGCGCAACTTCGAGGTGTGGGGCATCCAGCTGATGCTGAAGCTGGTGGCGGCGCTGCAGGGCGTCGAGGGCCAGTCGACGCGGTGTGTCCAGCTGGCGGCGCTAGAGCTGCTGGAGGAGGCGTGCTACGAGCGAACGTACCTGGAGGAGCTGGCCCACTTCTGGCCGCGGCTCGATCGGCTCGGCGATCGAGGGAagatggtgatgatgcggTTCTACTCGATCCCGCGAGGGCTCAACCATCCTGAGGCGCATCCGGTGCACGAACTCGAGCGCTGGGTGGACACACTGAACGAGCGCTACGTGCTGCTCGTCGAGGCGGACACGCACGCGCACCTGACGCAGCACATCCGCACCGAGGACGGCACGTACAGCAGGCGGCATGTGGCGAGCGGCGCTCCGAGCGAAAACGCCACCGCCGGCGCACCGAACCTGCTGCCGCATCTGTACGGCCAGCTTGCGCAGACGACGCAGGGTTTCACGCAGCTGCTGCGTTACGGTCAGCTGCCGGAGCTGGCGGAGCGGGTGCGTGACGGGCGGTGCCGCAATGAGCAGGACAGCCTGCGGCTGAAGGCAGCCCTGTGGGCGCTGTGCCACGCCTGCACGAGCAAGGAGTCGGTCGAGTACATGGGCACCCACTATCCGTGGCTGTTGGCGCGCCTGGTGCAACTCGTACGCACGGCCGACGTGTACTCGATCCGTGCGACCGCCCTGCACGGGATTTGTCTGATCGCCAGCACCGCGCAAGGGGCCGACGCGTTGCAGGCGCTCGACTGGGTGACGTCCCGGCACGACCGCAGCATCCACTGGCCGCTGAACGAACCGACCGATTGGTGCAGCGACCAGGACCGCTCCTCCACCCACGACGATACGACCGGCGGTGAGCTGGAACACTCGCACCGCCGCCACAGCTGTGCCTCGACGGGTGATGAAAGCACCGGCACGgcgacaaccaccaccaccaccagctcctCGCTGCCCACATCCACCTTCGCCGGGCTGGCGACGCGGATGCGGACACTCTCGGCCGACGGTTCGTCGCCACCGCCCTCGCCCGGCTTAGCACGCCGCACGATCGCACCACCCGCCTTTCAGCTCTCGCCCATACTGAGCTCCTCCAACCTCGCACCCGGTACGGGCGAGCGACGCGAAAAACATCCACCCGCCGAGGGTCCCGGCCACCGGAAGCACCGAACCATGAGCCGGCTCCGGCGGCCCCTGCTGTCCCGCTCGTCCGAGGAAGACCTGGAGGACGCGCTGCTGTCGCTCGACGCCGACCGGTCGCTGTTTTCCTCCTTCCGGTCGCAGCTGTCGGGCAAGCAGACGCAGTACGGTGGCTTGCCGTCCTCCATGGGCACCTCCGCCATGATGACGTCCTCGTTCGACGAGCGGCTCGAGCTCAGCTGGAAGCTCCACAGTCTCGACCGCAAGCTGCACCGGCTCAGTATGAAGTA CCATCAGTACAGCGAGGAAGGTAGCAGTGACGGACGCTCCACTAGATACCTGATGCCGACGAAACCCAACACCTCCGGTCCCTGTTTTATCG GTATTTGCTTCCCGCGGGAACTCATGGACCTGTTCCCGGAGCCGGAGGTGCGCCGTACGCACGTGCGTAGCTTTCTGGCGCCCGGCACCGAACGCCGCTCACCGTCGGCCCGCTCGACCAGCGAGAAGCCAGCGACGGTGGACCAGCAGACCGGTGTAAGCAGCTGCTCCCGCTCGACCGCCGCCGACGAAGTGGACGAGGGTGTGATGGCGGACTACGAGCAGGAATCGAAGAGCGCGAATGCGAGCGCCCTGCAGGTGTCGCTCAGCACGACCGGTAGCTCCTCGTCGACCGGGACGGGCCtgttggaggaggaggacgagcaCTGGTGGACGCACTCGAAGCACATCCGCGCCCAGTGTCTGCACTGCTGCCGGACCAGCCATCCCGCCGAGGAACGGTGGACCGACGGTGACGACGAGGTGGCGAGCGGTGCGGACTacgccgacgacgatggcTACGAGGAGCGCGAGGGCGTGAAGCGACCGCCATCGGTGCGCCAGCTGGCGGACGAGCTGATCGCCAACAGCGTGCTGCGGCACGTGCAGCGCATGGCAAACCCGGTCTGGAGCAAGCAGTCCCGCAGCGTCCTGCTGGACATCAAGCAGTCACACCCGGGCGCCTTCCAGGACGTGTGCCTCTACTCGGAGGTGTGCCGGCTGCTCGGGTGCAACACGTACCGGCTCGGATCACGCCGTTTTCTGCAGGAGCTGTTTTTCGACCTCGACTTCGGTCGCACTGGTGGCGCGTCGGGACGGGACGACAAGGACGGCCCGTCGCGGCGTCAACCTATCGGTGACCACTCTGGCTCGGACGGCGACCGCTACAGCGTGCAGCTGCACATCCAAACGCAGAATCTTACCCAAGCGACGgcgccgacgacgacaacgacgacgaccacaCCGACGACGGTGATTGGAAAGAAGGGTTCCGCCGGGGCGGGAGGGGGCGCGGGTTGTCCATCGTTTCTACTGCGATCACCTCCATTGCCGAGCGTGCACGAGGCGAGCGTCGAGAATCTGGACGAAATGTCCTCCACGCCGAAAAAGGCGTCGACCGGGCGGATGGTGGAGGCCCCGGTAGGGGACCGTTCGTGGCACCGGCGGCAGAACAGCAGCGACGACGGTGGGGCACGGCTACGCACCGCCCTCGGATCGCCCTCGGCTGCGTCGGAGAACCGACCCCGGTCAACCGGTGCCACCGGACCGGCCAGCTTGCCCCCCGTCAGCGGGCGGCCCCGCTTCAACACGCTCGAGCTGGACCTAAGCTGCTCGCGCAACAAGTTCCCGATACGGGACCGCAGCAAGATCGACTACTCACCCACGACGCCGCCCGTCTCCGAGGCGATGTCACGCTCGGCCAGCAGCTCCTCGGCGTCGTTCGTCAGCTGGGGCAGTGCGAGCGTGAGCGCCAGTACGGTCACCAGCCCGACGCAGGCCCTCCCTCCGTCCGGTCCCGGTGCACTACCATCCGGTGGGCTTTTCTGCGAGCAGCGGCTCCGGCTGAAGTCATCCAAATCCGAGGCCACCCTCATGAAGAACAAGTAA